DNA from Arthrobacter sp. FW305-BF8:
CGGGAATTTCACAGGAGGCTCCGGCTTCTGTAGGTGCTGGGGTCTGGTTTGCTTTGATGTGCCGTTCACTTTGGTGTGAGGTTCAACCGGGACGGCCCGTTCAAACGAAAAACGCCCCGGGGCCGGCGCAGATGCGGCGGCCACCGGGGCGTTCAGGCGGATCAGCGTCCGCGCTGGGGGCGGGCCTTGTAGGGGTCCACACCCTTGGGGATCGGAAGGCGGCCGCCCAGCGATGAGATGCGCTTGGACACGGCGCTGACCTCGGTCTTGGTGAGCTCGTTGTTGAGCTTGTTCATCTTTTTCGCCACCTGGCTGATGGGGACCTGTCCCTCGCCGCGCCCGGTTTCGATGACGTGGATAGTGACGTTGGGAAGGATGCGGGCCAGCTTCTTCCGCTCGCCTTCGATCAGCGGGCGCACGCGGTGCGTGGGCCCTTCGGCGACGAGGACGACGCCGGGACGCCCGACGGCGCGGAAAACGGCGTCCTGGGTCCGCGGGTTCACAGCCACGGGCTGCTCCTCGGTGATCCAGCCGCGCTTCAGCGTGCTGAGGGCAGCGCCGGATGCTCCCGGCTGGTTTTCGATCTGGGCGAAGGCAGCCCCCTCGGCGCGGCGGGAAAGAATGAACGTAGCCGCGAGGAAACCCAACGGGATGCCGATGATCAGGCCGGTAATCCAGTTATTCAGCAACAGGCCAACAACGAGGCTGACGGCCACGACGCCCAGGAACGCCAGCAGCATGAGCCACGGAACCATGGGGTCGTGGCGGCGGGTCATGTTGAAGACCTCGCGGATTTGCTTGAGCCGGCTGGGCTTCTTTTCCTTCACGGCCTTGGGCTTGCGCCCAAAGAGTCCGCGCTTGGAGCCATCAGCGGCCGCAGGAGTGTTGTTGCTGGAGTCAGGGGATTTCGCCATAGTGCCTTAATTCTACGTGATCCACGACAAAGGGCCGGACGCCGAAAAGTTCCGGCATCCGGCCCCTGACCGTGGGATTTGCCTGCTGCTACTGGTGTGCCGCGAGCAGGGAGCTGGCTTCCTGGCGGGTGGTTCCGGAGTCCTGGATGCCGTCGGCGATGTGGGCGAGTTCGGCGGGGATGT
Protein-coding regions in this window:
- a CDS encoding DUF4191 domain-containing protein; its protein translation is MAKSPDSSNNTPAAADGSKRGLFGRKPKAVKEKKPSRLKQIREVFNMTRRHDPMVPWLMLLAFLGVVAVSLVVGLLLNNWITGLIIGIPLGFLAATFILSRRAEGAAFAQIENQPGASGAALSTLKRGWITEEQPVAVNPRTQDAVFRAVGRPGVVLVAEGPTHRVRPLIEGERKKLARILPNVTIHVIETGRGEGQVPISQVAKKMNKLNNELTKTEVSAVSKRISSLGGRLPIPKGVDPYKARPQRGR